A stretch of the Geovibrio thiophilus genome encodes the following:
- a CDS encoding aminotransferase class I/II-fold pyridoxal phosphate-dependent enzyme yields MREKLKHELEKIKAEGLYRSLPDIDEGAGKYIISGGKCLLNLASNNYLGISKKKELVDESAAALKAFGCSSGASRVVTGNFSLYNSLEKEMADFKETESCLVLNTGFMANLAVITSLAGRHTAVFSDKLNHASIIDGIKLSGARHIRYRHNDMAHLAELLEQYKDTEEKIIVTDSVFSMDGDRADLAEIVRLAEKYGALTVADEAHATGILGGGRGLARELGLEKRIDVHMGTFSKALGSFGAYIAGDAEIIDYIRNKGRAFIFTTSLPPAVIGANLGALKWLRDNPSCGHRLLEKAKTVRIALNEAGFDTADSSTQIIPVIIGDNFKVQQAGTLLEEAGIKAGVIRPPTVPDGTARLRLSVRLDLNDEEVQHVISSVRRLKNA; encoded by the coding sequence ATGAGAGAAAAACTGAAACATGAACTGGAAAAGATAAAAGCCGAAGGGCTTTACCGCAGCCTGCCCGACATAGACGAAGGGGCGGGGAAATACATTATCTCCGGCGGAAAGTGCCTTCTGAACCTTGCCTCAAACAATTACCTCGGTATTTCCAAAAAAAAAGAGCTGGTTGATGAATCCGCCGCCGCGCTCAAGGCGTTCGGCTGTTCCAGCGGAGCATCAAGGGTGGTTACCGGAAACTTTTCGCTTTATAACTCTCTGGAAAAAGAGATGGCAGACTTCAAGGAGACGGAAAGCTGTCTTGTGCTGAATACGGGATTCATGGCAAACCTTGCCGTAATAACCTCTCTGGCGGGCAGACACACCGCTGTTTTCTCGGATAAGCTCAACCACGCCAGCATAATAGACGGCATAAAACTCAGCGGTGCAAGACACATCCGCTACCGCCACAACGATATGGCTCATCTCGCCGAGCTCCTTGAGCAGTATAAGGATACGGAAGAGAAGATAATCGTCACCGACAGCGTGTTCAGCATGGACGGGGACAGGGCGGATCTGGCGGAAATCGTCAGACTGGCGGAAAAATACGGAGCGCTCACTGTGGCGGACGAAGCCCACGCAACGGGCATACTGGGCGGCGGCAGAGGGCTTGCCCGTGAGCTCGGACTTGAAAAGCGCATAGATGTTCACATGGGCACCTTCAGCAAGGCTCTGGGTTCCTTCGGCGCGTACATAGCGGGCGATGCGGAAATCATTGACTATATCCGCAACAAAGGGCGGGCATTCATATTCACCACATCCCTTCCCCCCGCTGTAATCGGCGCTAATCTGGGCGCACTGAAATGGCTGAGGGATAACCCATCCTGCGGACACAGGCTGCTTGAGAAAGCAAAGACCGTGCGTATTGCCCTCAATGAGGCAGGGTTTGATACGGCGGATTCCTCAACGCAGATAATTCCTGTTATAATAGGAGATAACTTCAAAGTTCAGCAGGCGGGAACGCTTCTTGAAGAGGCAGGGATTAAGGCGGGAGTCATCCGCCCTCCCACCGTGCCGGACGGCACGGCTAGGCTGCGCCTCTCTGTTCGTCTGGATCTGAATGATGAAGAGGTGCAGCATGTTATATCTTCCGTCAGGAGGCTGAAAAATGCTTAA
- the bioA gene encoding adenosylmethionine--8-amino-7-oxononanoate transaminase, whose protein sequence is MKTDSKCPTNIWHPCTQMKDLEAHPLLEIERGEGVYLIDKNGKRYIDAVSSWWVNLFGHCNPKLTNALKKQADRLEHVIFAGATHQPAEEVAEGLLALTPPELNKIFFADNGSSAVESAMKMSYGYRRNTGNARKNRYAFLTDGYHGETLGCLSVCGETMYADLYGDIMIDNIKVLGPDCFRCPCGKKRGACSADCFGFMEKALRENSEILTAVLIEPLIQCAGGFKMFPPEYLVKLRSLTTELDIHLIFDEIAVGFGRTGTMFALEQAGVCPDMLCLSKGITSGYLPLSAVLTTDEIFYGFYDDYSAGKAFLHSHSYTGNPLACSVAAETLRIFREENVIETNKPKFAHMRKCIEDVFSGHPNVGEIRHTGFVTAVELVRDRNGNVPFDSGLRTGFQIYRKAVEKGALLRNLGDIIYFMPPYVISRDETETLVSIARESVREVLG, encoded by the coding sequence ATGAAAACAGATTCTAAATGCCCCACAAATATCTGGCATCCGTGTACACAGATGAAAGACCTTGAAGCTCACCCGCTGCTTGAAATTGAGCGTGGAGAGGGAGTTTATCTCATAGATAAAAACGGCAAAAGATACATAGACGCCGTATCCTCATGGTGGGTAAACCTTTTCGGACACTGCAACCCGAAACTCACGAATGCCCTGAAAAAACAGGCGGACAGGCTTGAGCATGTCATATTCGCCGGAGCTACCCATCAGCCTGCCGAAGAGGTCGCGGAAGGGCTGCTTGCTCTCACACCTCCGGAGCTGAACAAGATCTTCTTTGCGGACAACGGCTCGTCCGCAGTGGAATCCGCCATGAAGATGAGCTACGGCTACCGCAGAAACACAGGCAATGCCCGCAAGAACCGCTACGCCTTCCTCACTGACGGCTATCACGGCGAAACTCTGGGATGTCTTTCCGTCTGCGGGGAGACCATGTATGCGGATCTTTACGGCGACATAATGATCGATAATATCAAGGTTCTGGGACCGGACTGCTTCAGATGCCCGTGCGGGAAAAAACGCGGCGCATGCTCTGCGGACTGCTTCGGTTTCATGGAAAAGGCGCTGAGGGAAAATTCAGAAATACTCACCGCTGTTCTCATCGAACCGCTTATCCAGTGCGCCGGAGGGTTTAAGATGTTTCCTCCGGAATACCTTGTGAAGCTTCGCAGCCTGACCACAGAGCTTGATATACACCTTATTTTCGATGAAATAGCAGTCGGCTTCGGCAGGACAGGCACAATGTTTGCCCTTGAACAGGCGGGGGTATGCCCCGACATGCTCTGTCTTTCCAAAGGCATAACCTCTGGTTATCTGCCTCTTAGTGCCGTTCTCACGACTGATGAAATTTTTTACGGATTTTATGACGACTACTCCGCAGGAAAGGCTTTCCTCCACAGCCACAGCTACACGGGCAACCCCCTTGCGTGCTCAGTTGCGGCGGAGACACTGAGAATCTTCCGTGAGGAGAATGTCATAGAGACCAATAAACCAAAGTTCGCCCATATGCGCAAATGTATTGAGGACGTTTTCAGCGGGCATCCGAATGTGGGTGAGATACGTCACACAGGCTTTGTGACCGCCGTGGAACTGGTCAGAGACAGAAACGGAAATGTACCGTTTGACTCAGGACTCCGCACAGGCTTTCAGATATACAGAAAAGCGGTTGAAAAAGGCGCTCTGCTTCGCAATCTCGGCGATATTATCTACTTTATGCCGCCCTATGTGATAAGCAGAGACGAGACGGAAACCCTTGTGAGTATAGCCCGTGAATCGGTGAGAGAGGTGCTGGGGTGA
- the bioD gene encoding dethiobiotin synthase: MRLFISGSGTGVGKTFFSALLAKHLHGQGMDVSYIKPVQTGYPADDDAAFVKSFSGIKKAKTLFTAEPPLAPCLCFDRFPFEEAAAAVKADDSEIVIVEGAGGIAVPLDYIRMTWEIPKECGLEVIIVIPDRLGCVNEAVLNYSFLMEKGVRFNGFAMNRHFSAAESDSKNSGIIERIIPASIAYFF, encoded by the coding sequence GTGAGGCTGTTCATCTCCGGTTCGGGAACAGGGGTGGGGAAGACATTTTTCTCCGCTCTGCTGGCGAAGCATTTACACGGGCAGGGCATGGATGTTTCCTATATCAAGCCCGTGCAGACAGGCTATCCTGCGGATGATGACGCTGCTTTTGTAAAAAGCTTCTCAGGCATAAAAAAAGCGAAGACTCTTTTCACGGCGGAACCGCCTCTCGCACCGTGTCTGTGCTTTGACAGGTTTCCGTTTGAGGAGGCTGCTGCGGCTGTAAAGGCGGATGATTCGGAAATCGTTATAGTTGAGGGAGCGGGAGGGATAGCTGTCCCTCTGGATTACATCCGTATGACATGGGAGATCCCCAAGGAGTGCGGGCTTGAGGTGATTATTGTAATTCCAGACAGGCTGGGCTGTGTGAACGAGGCTGTGCTTAATTACTCCTTCCTTATGGAAAAAGGAGTGAGATTTAATGGTTTCGCCATGAACAGACACTTCTCCGCCGCGGAAAGCGACAGCAAAAATTCGGGGATAATTGAAAGAATCATCCCCGCTTCAATAGCATATTTTTTTTGA
- a CDS encoding glycerophosphodiester phosphodiesterase: MTKTPVEKLLSHRFRGYAPVEHTFSGFLEAAKSSVKYFEIDTRASKDGVVYVFHDPYIHGHIFPQTGSTVIDSINIYNDEPVPRLDDALRIFKTDFSSDTVFCLDIKDIGFEKEHIRLIEKHGLEKQVAIVSWCALALMNFSREGFSAPLFLSYQSLFSYGLRGRLTEFLAQNRIKVKKYNVFTGKNVFESIPRELYQGYFHSLRCRTLPDKLLKVIRKSGGGVCVAKNLICPELVSYCNENGLRLWVYSVNEINAYRRFASMDGVDMIFSDRAESIFKEL; encoded by the coding sequence ATGACAAAGACACCCGTGGAAAAGCTTCTGAGTCACCGTTTCAGGGGTTATGCCCCCGTTGAGCATACCTTTTCCGGCTTTCTTGAGGCGGCAAAAAGCTCCGTTAAATATTTTGAGATAGACACCAGAGCCTCAAAGGACGGTGTGGTCTATGTTTTTCACGATCCTTACATTCATGGGCATATCTTTCCTCAGACCGGAAGCACGGTTATCGACAGCATAAATATATATAATGATGAGCCTGTTCCCCGCCTTGACGACGCTCTGAGGATATTCAAGACAGATTTTTCTTCGGATACAGTTTTTTGCCTTGATATTAAGGACATAGGTTTTGAAAAGGAGCATATTCGCCTCATAGAAAAGCACGGGCTGGAAAAACAGGTTGCTATAGTTTCATGGTGCGCTCTCGCGTTGATGAATTTCAGCAGGGAAGGTTTTTCCGCCCCGCTGTTTCTTTCCTATCAGAGTCTGTTTTCCTACGGACTCAGAGGGCGGCTTACCGAATTTCTCGCTCAGAACCGTATAAAAGTGAAAAAATACAACGTATTTACCGGAAAGAATGTTTTTGAGTCCATTCCGCGTGAGCTTTATCAGGGCTATTTTCATTCTCTGAGGTGCCGCACCCTGCCTGATAAGCTTCTGAAAGTTATCCGGAAATCCGGCGGCGGAGTATGCGTGGCGAAAAACCTTATCTGTCCCGAACTGGTTTCCTACTGTAATGAAAACGGACTGAGGCTTTGGGTTTATTCCGTTAACGAGATAAACGCCTACAGGCGGTTTGCCTCTATGGACGGGGTGGATATGATCTTCTCCGACAGGGCGGAAAGCATTTTTAAAGAACTCTGA
- a CDS encoding sodium:solute symporter family transporter — translation MNEVIAQRLANFQAGKADPISLLFFAIIVAGTLMITYWAARKTKTTSEFYAAGRSVTGFQNGLALAGDYMSAASFLGISGMVALRGYDGAIYAVGWLVGWPALMFLIAEPLRNLGKFTFADVVSSRLKNRPIRIASAVGGILVVLCYTIAQMVGAGKLIQLMFGMPYELAEILVGTVMLLYVLFGGMLATTWVQIIKAVLLLFGVTVLAGLVLFKFGFNPGNLFGAVGDMYGFETMFKPGGFVTSPIEALSLGLALMFGLLGLPHILMRFFTVPDAKEARKSVAYATSFIGYFYLVIPIVGFGAAVLVGQDFITGIDKGGNMAAPILAAALGGKPFLGFIAAVAFATILAVVAGLTLAASSAMSHDIYVSVFKKGQATEAEQVKVARIATVIFGVAAVALGILFKNQNVAFLVGLAFAIAASANFPALLLSITWKKFSTRGAVWSIIAGAVSASVCIILSPVIWVGLLGFEQAVFPLKNPAIVSMTVAFIAAFIGSVTAPEPESQEKFEQEKIRTYLGVGAE, via the coding sequence ATGAATGAAGTTATTGCTCAGAGACTTGCAAATTTTCAGGCGGGCAAGGCAGATCCCATATCGCTCCTTTTCTTTGCCATCATAGTTGCCGGAACCCTTATGATCACATACTGGGCGGCAAGAAAAACTAAGACCACAAGTGAATTTTACGCCGCGGGGCGCAGTGTTACAGGTTTTCAGAACGGTCTTGCTCTCGCGGGCGATTATATGTCCGCAGCGTCTTTCCTCGGTATTTCAGGAATGGTTGCCCTGCGGGGTTACGACGGCGCAATATACGCTGTCGGCTGGCTTGTGGGCTGGCCTGCTCTTATGTTCCTCATAGCGGAACCTCTCAGAAACCTCGGTAAATTCACCTTCGCGGATGTTGTTTCCTCTAGACTTAAAAACCGTCCGATACGCATCGCCTCCGCTGTGGGCGGAATCCTCGTGGTTCTCTGCTACACAATCGCGCAGATGGTGGGTGCCGGCAAGCTTATACAGCTCATGTTCGGCATGCCTTACGAGCTGGCTGAAATCCTCGTGGGAACAGTTATGCTTCTGTACGTTCTTTTCGGCGGAATGCTCGCTACCACATGGGTGCAGATAATCAAAGCGGTTCTTCTTCTTTTCGGTGTTACTGTTCTTGCGGGGCTTGTTCTCTTCAAGTTCGGCTTCAACCCCGGAAATCTCTTCGGCGCAGTGGGCGACATGTACGGGTTTGAAACAATGTTTAAACCCGGCGGATTCGTAACAAGCCCCATAGAGGCTCTTTCACTCGGTCTGGCGCTTATGTTCGGTCTTCTCGGTCTGCCTCACATCCTTATGAGGTTCTTCACGGTGCCTGACGCTAAAGAAGCGAGAAAATCCGTTGCATACGCGACAAGCTTCATCGGCTACTTCTACCTCGTAATTCCCATAGTTGGCTTCGGTGCGGCTGTGCTTGTCGGACAGGATTTCATTACCGGAATAGACAAGGGCGGCAACATGGCTGCTCCCATCCTCGCCGCGGCTCTCGGCGGTAAACCCTTCCTCGGCTTCATAGCCGCGGTTGCTTTCGCCACGATCCTCGCGGTTGTTGCGGGTCTTACCCTCGCGGCATCATCCGCGATGAGCCACGACATCTACGTAAGCGTGTTTAAGAAAGGTCAGGCGACAGAGGCTGAGCAGGTTAAGGTGGCAAGAATAGCAACGGTAATCTTCGGCGTGGCGGCAGTTGCGCTGGGCATTCTTTTCAAAAACCAGAACGTTGCCTTCCTTGTTGGTCTGGCATTTGCCATCGCCGCAAGCGCGAACTTCCCCGCTCTGCTTCTTTCCATCACGTGGAAAAAGTTCAGCACAAGGGGCGCTGTATGGTCAATCATAGCCGGCGCTGTTTCAGCGTCCGTCTGCATAATTCTCAGCCCTGTTATATGGGTAGGTCTGCTCGGCTTTGAGCAGGCTGTATTCCCGCTGAAAAACCCCGCGATTGTCTCCATGACAGTGGCTTTCATTGCGGCTTTCATTGGCTCAGTGACTGCGCCCGAGCCTGAATCGCAGGAAAAATTCGAGCAGGAAAAAATAAGAACATACCTCGGAGTGGGTGCGGAATAA
- a CDS encoding DUF485 domain-containing protein, translating into MNAREIVNSDRFKNLVRKRWTFSYIMLAILFVVYFGYLFLISLDKELMIKMVTPNITLGIALFVAVIVIAWVLTITYVLWANNSYDKEVEELKKMLK; encoded by the coding sequence ATGAACGCTCGCGAAATCGTGAACTCTGACAGGTTCAAAAACCTAGTCAGAAAGAGGTGGACTTTCAGCTATATTATGCTGGCGATCCTCTTTGTAGTGTATTTCGGGTATCTGTTTCTTATTTCGCTGGATAAGGAACTGATGATCAAAATGGTTACACCGAATATTACTCTTGGAATAGCACTGTTCGTCGCAGTGATAGTTATCGCATGGGTACTCACAATTACTTATGTTCTCTGGGCAAACAACTCGTACGACAAAGAAGTCGAAGAACTCAAAAAGATGCTGAAATAG
- a CDS encoding putative nucleotidyltransferase substrate binding domain-containing protein, which produces MEISSMNGITDILDRLTRFYVFKGIEYSRLRLLLEKSEFVSVEQGEALFKKGESYHKGVYLVYSGEVELYSDSGLKAVADAGDFAGLSNFVGKSVYHVSATASLNSDLIFIPELSIYKLMEVSEEFRERFYGLVTRRMNAITGKDTGNIESSTHRPVGSYMTSPVITAQTTDTVMEAGKVMSEHNIGALAVLDDKGALAGLITSKHMVHRFLSNIESSLQAPYVKNFMEKEPLVLPAEFPLAEALGEMQMKAQEYALISMKNKPVGIISNNDIMRTLFRNTSIHNTYIEGVSGIDELRASYAGLYKIAEGLVGSSRLTYDVLPVLSAVHLNIQKKVYRLTAEKFAAETGFDITKVKHSLIIMGSGGRKEMMLDPDQDNGFIFADDVSDEDIAMFLKFGALFTDNLEFVGYKKCPGNVMVTNPEMSMRLSEWKNKVRDWVDGSAGKSILWSNIVFDYDGLAGDEKLVWELREYINMKISQKPIFLIFMLENDSNQRRPINLFGKFITEKDGEHAGKMNMKIAALAFIVDVTRAFTLKYGLNDLNTIERLKHLRRKKILSDELVSQTQDAYEILVDITLNEQIRQAHSGEKINKFVSPESLSMYNQEKLRKALNHMSKYLSVGLKYFKGHP; this is translated from the coding sequence ATGGAAATCAGTTCCATGAACGGAATAACCGACATTCTGGACAGACTCACAAGATTTTATGTTTTCAAGGGTATAGAATATTCCCGTCTGAGGCTTCTTCTGGAAAAGAGCGAGTTTGTTTCGGTGGAGCAGGGCGAGGCGCTTTTCAAAAAGGGCGAATCCTACCACAAAGGCGTATATCTTGTTTATTCGGGCGAGGTTGAGCTTTACAGCGATTCAGGGCTGAAGGCTGTTGCCGACGCTGGTGATTTCGCAGGTCTTTCCAACTTTGTGGGTAAGTCCGTTTACCACGTCAGCGCCACGGCGTCCCTGAACTCCGACCTTATTTTTATACCTGAGCTGAGTATCTATAAGCTGATGGAAGTTTCCGAAGAGTTCAGGGAACGCTTCTACGGGCTGGTTACGAGACGTATGAACGCCATCACCGGAAAAGATACGGGCAACATAGAATCCAGCACCCACAGACCTGTCGGAAGCTATATGACCAGTCCTGTGATAACAGCTCAAACCACGGATACGGTCATGGAGGCGGGCAAGGTAATGTCTGAGCACAATATAGGCGCTCTCGCTGTTCTTGACGATAAGGGGGCGCTTGCGGGTCTCATTACCAGTAAACATATGGTTCACAGGTTCCTCTCAAATATAGAGAGCAGCCTTCAGGCCCCGTATGTCAAAAACTTTATGGAAAAGGAACCTCTTGTGCTGCCTGCGGAATTTCCCCTTGCGGAAGCTCTGGGAGAGATGCAGATGAAGGCACAGGAATACGCGCTCATATCCATGAAGAACAAGCCGGTGGGAATCATTTCCAACAATGATATAATGCGCACCCTTTTCAGGAACACATCTATTCACAACACATACATTGAAGGCGTTTCGGGAATTGATGAGCTGCGTGCCTCCTATGCGGGGCTTTATAAAATAGCCGAGGGTCTGGTGGGAAGCTCAAGGCTCACCTATGACGTTCTGCCTGTTCTTTCCGCCGTCCACCTTAACATACAGAAAAAGGTCTATCGGCTCACAGCGGAAAAATTCGCCGCGGAAACAGGGTTCGACATAACAAAGGTGAAGCACTCGCTGATCATAATGGGCAGCGGCGGACGAAAGGAGATGATGCTGGATCCCGATCAGGACAACGGCTTCATCTTTGCGGACGATGTTTCGGATGAGGACATAGCGATGTTCCTCAAATTCGGAGCATTGTTTACTGATAATCTTGAGTTTGTGGGCTACAAAAAATGTCCGGGCAACGTTATGGTTACCAACCCGGAGATGTCCATGAGGCTTTCCGAATGGAAAAACAAGGTGCGTGACTGGGTGGACGGTTCTGCGGGGAAAAGCATTCTCTGGAGCAACATTGTTTTCGATTACGATGGTCTTGCGGGGGATGAAAAGCTTGTGTGGGAGCTCAGGGAATACATCAACATGAAAATATCCCAGAAACCGATATTTCTCATATTTATGCTGGAAAACGACTCCAACCAGCGCAGACCTATCAACCTTTTCGGCAAGTTTATAACCGAAAAGGACGGCGAGCATGCCGGTAAGATGAATATGAAGATCGCCGCTCTGGCTTTTATAGTGGATGTTACTCGTGCCTTTACTCTCAAATACGGACTGAATGACCTTAATACGATCGAGAGGCTGAAGCATCTGCGCCGCAAGAAGATTCTGTCGGATGAACTTGTTTCTCAGACTCAGGATGCCTATGAGATTCTGGTGGATATAACTTTGAATGAGCAGATACGTCAGGCGCATTCCGGTGAGAAAATAAACAAGTTTGTCAGCCCCGAGAGCCTGTCAATGTATAATCAGGAGAAACTCCGGAAGGCGCTTAACCATATGTCGAAGTATCTGTCGGTGGGGCTTAAGTATTTCAAGGGACATCCTTAA
- a CDS encoding oligosaccharide flippase family protein, producing MKSDAKRIFSNASSLFILQLITYAISLAAVPYLVRVLGPSKYGLVIFAQSVITYFIFLVDYGFDMWGTMRIAENQHDKKRLSEIFHNVMTAKLMLGGAGFLIILIFIASVGKFREEWRLILLSFGMIGGQILIPSWFYRGMERMKFIAVCLVAVKTGYLILVLLTVKTEADYVLVPLANFIAYSLAGLYGIWTVYAKFGLGFSLPVFSEVIKGIREGFIYFAKAITDNFAKITNTVLLGFIAGDAAVGFYGSAEKLMDAVRAMLSPVFQAIFPHSRRTAARSKHEWFIFIKKAGTAMAAFAAVLSASIFLLSDFGVRLVLGEEFMASVPVLRMLAVYLFFFSINNIMGVQTLVCFDRGKAFLSLTLAAKLLGLALSFLLIPAFFEKGAAFALVSAEAAYSLFLFIYIIKSGLLSDVRRSGK from the coding sequence ATGAAATCGGACGCCAAGCGGATATTTTCCAACGCATCATCTCTGTTCATCCTTCAGCTTATAACATATGCCATATCCTTAGCTGCCGTTCCTTATCTTGTCCGTGTTCTGGGACCTTCCAAGTACGGACTTGTGATATTCGCCCAGTCGGTTATAACCTATTTTATCTTCCTTGTTGACTACGGCTTTGACATGTGGGGAACAATGCGCATAGCCGAAAATCAGCATGACAAAAAGCGTCTTTCCGAAATATTTCACAACGTAATGACCGCCAAACTTATGCTGGGCGGTGCGGGTTTTCTGATTATCCTTATTTTCATTGCCTCCGTGGGCAAATTCCGTGAGGAGTGGCGCCTTATTCTGCTCTCCTTCGGCATGATAGGCGGGCAGATACTTATCCCCTCATGGTTTTACAGGGGTATGGAACGGATGAAGTTCATAGCTGTCTGCCTTGTGGCGGTGAAAACGGGGTATCTTATTCTTGTTCTCCTCACCGTGAAGACCGAGGCGGATTATGTTCTCGTGCCGCTGGCTAATTTCATAGCTTATTCTCTTGCCGGTCTGTACGGCATATGGACTGTATACGCCAAATTCGGATTAGGCTTTTCCCTTCCTGTTTTCAGCGAGGTTATAAAGGGAATAAGGGAAGGCTTTATCTACTTCGCGAAAGCGATTACAGATAACTTTGCCAAGATTACCAATACAGTGCTTCTCGGTTTCATCGCCGGAGATGCGGCGGTGGGCTTCTACGGCTCCGCTGAAAAACTCATGGATGCAGTGCGGGCGATGCTTTCCCCTGTGTTTCAGGCTATCTTTCCGCACTCCCGCAGGACGGCAGCCAGATCAAAGCATGAATGGTTTATTTTCATAAAAAAAGCAGGTACAGCGATGGCTGCTTTTGCCGCTGTTCTTTCCGCTTCCATATTCCTGCTTTCCGATTTCGGGGTAAGGCTTGTTCTGGGAGAGGAGTTCATGGCGAGCGTGCCTGTTCTGAGGATGCTTGCCGTTTATCTTTTCTTTTTCTCGATTAACAATATAATGGGTGTTCAGACTCTGGTATGCTTTGACAGGGGGAAGGCGTTTCTCAGCCTCACGCTAGCGGCGAAGCTTCTGGGACTTGCGCTCTCTTTCCTTCTGATTCCGGCATTTTTTGAAAAAGGCGCAGCGTTTGCACTTGTTTCGGCTGAGGCGGCTTACAGCCTTTTTCTTTTCATATATATAATTAAAAGCGGACTCCTGAGCGATGTCCGCAGGAGCGGTAAATGA
- a CDS encoding DUF6731 family protein produces the protein MTEKKRINVNFFNIESQEDGVFMTLSEKLSTLFDSGMDYGFFETKSREIMFKLFESFEVNGFPAYLFGLIKEKSSWPVWYDRNGELSEVPLNSGTLGDITYGLALPQDRLLLTASGTAGKGAFTEFLRWLADENTIVLDPVFISDAYNKIQNWEVFRKFEISVEAPTADFVDTVLTSESGRELGSIMGTLEGLKMDITVSMGNTKGSMSAPQLKALLGGIISDNYARKLTITGKGFEDEASESIDVMSAKLKYSADVAVSKTYLSPDEARTAFLEGYYNNQQYLVKD, from the coding sequence ATGACTGAAAAAAAGCGGATCAACGTAAACTTCTTTAATATAGAATCTCAGGAGGACGGAGTTTTCATGACACTCTCCGAAAAGCTCTCCACCCTGTTCGACAGCGGCATGGACTACGGCTTTTTCGAGACAAAAAGCAGAGAGATAATGTTTAAGCTGTTTGAATCCTTTGAGGTCAACGGCTTCCCCGCCTATCTCTTCGGGCTTATCAAGGAGAAGTCAAGCTGGCCGGTATGGTATGACAGAAACGGCGAACTCAGCGAAGTCCCTCTCAATTCAGGCACTCTTGGCGATATAACCTACGGTCTCGCCCTTCCGCAGGACAGGCTTCTTCTCACCGCATCCGGCACAGCGGGCAAGGGAGCCTTCACGGAGTTTCTGCGCTGGCTTGCTGATGAAAATACCATTGTTCTTGATCCTGTTTTCATAAGCGATGCGTATAACAAAATCCAGAACTGGGAAGTCTTCAGAAAATTTGAGATCAGCGTGGAAGCCCCCACGGCGGATTTTGTGGACACTGTGCTCACCAGTGAGTCAGGACGTGAGCTCGGTTCCATAATGGGCACACTGGAGGGACTTAAGATGGATATAACCGTGAGCATGGGCAACACCAAAGGGAGCATGTCCGCACCTCAGCTTAAGGCGCTCCTCGGCGGCATAATCTCCGACAACTACGCCAGAAAACTCACAATAACCGGAAAAGGCTTTGAGGATGAGGCCAGCGAAAGCATAGACGTAATGAGTGCCAAGCTGAAATACTCGGCGGATGTGGCAGTGAGCAAGACATACCTCAGCCCCGATGAAGCCCGCACTGCGTTTCTGGAAGGCTACTACAACAATCAGCAGTATCTGGTTAAGGATTAA
- a CDS encoding MTH1187 family thiamine-binding protein has protein sequence MSAMAFVSITPLGEGESVSEYVARAVRVIKNSGLEWRLTPMGTIIEGENTAAVLGVVNSAVEELGDCNRISVSIKIDYRRGREAGMSRKVESVMEKIDL, from the coding sequence ATGAGCGCTATGGCATTTGTATCCATAACACCTCTCGGCGAGGGTGAGAGTGTTTCGGAATATGTGGCGAGGGCGGTCAGGGTCATCAAAAACAGCGGGCTTGAGTGGCGCCTTACACCCATGGGGACTATTATTGAGGGGGAAAATACTGCGGCTGTTCTCGGAGTTGTCAATTCCGCCGTGGAGGAACTCGGCGACTGCAACCGCATCTCTGTTTCCATAAAGATCGATTATCGCAGGGGCAGAGAAGCGGGCATGAGCCGCAAGGTGGAAAGCGTGATGGAAAAAATAGACCTGTAG